From the genome of Pseudomonas helvetica:
CTTGAGATGGTCACGCAGCAGTTCCAGGCCTTCGCCAGCAGACCTGGCGCTCAAGCTGATGGTCACGTGGCCATCTTCACTGACTTCCAGCGCTATCGCTTCTCCGGTCAGGTCTGCCTTGTTGCGGATCAAGGTCACTTTGGCCGGATCCGGGCGTTGCTCGAGGAATTCAGGCCACAAGGCAAAAGGATCGAGCGCTTCAGGCGCAGTGGCATCAACCACCAGCAACACCCGATCTGCCTCGCTGATGGCTTTCAATGCCCGTTCCACACCGATTTTCTCGACCTGGTCTTCGGTGTCGCGCAAACCAGCGGTGTCGACCACATGCAGAGGCATACCATCGATGTGGATATGTTCGCGCAGGATGTCCCGGGTCGTGCCGGCAATCTCGGTAACAATCGCGGCTTCACGGCCGGCCAATGCATTGAGCAGGCTGGATTTTCCGGCGTTAGGGCGACCGGCAATCACCACGGTCATGCCATCACGCAGCAATGCGCCCTGCCCGGCTTCACGCAATACGGTGGATAACTCGTCGCGCACCGCATCGAGCATCTTCAGCACGTGGCCATCGGCAAGGAAGTCGATTTCTTCTTCAGGGAAGTCGATTGCCGCCTCAACGTAGATCCGCAGTGCAATCAATTGCTCGGTGAGGTTATGCACACGCTGCGAAAATGCGCCTTGCAACGAACGCAGTGCATTTCGGGCTGCCTGTGCAGAACTCGCTTCGATCAAATCGGCGATGGCTTCGGCCTGGGCCAGGTCGAGTTTGTCGTTGAGGAACGCGCGTTCGCTAAATTCACCCGGCCGAGCCAGACGGCAACCCAATTGCAGGCAGCGCTGCAGCAACATATCCAGAACGATCGGGCCGCCATGGCCCTGGAGTTCCAGCACATCTTCGCCGGTGAATGAATTCGGTCCAGGGAAATACAAGGCGATGCCTTCGTCCAGCACGTCCTCGTTTTCACTGAGAAACGGGCCGTAATGGGCGAACCGTGGTTTCAGTTCGCGACCGCTGATGGCTTTCGCCGCAACACTCGCCAGCGGACCGGAAATACGGACGATACCGACACCGCCACGGCCTTGAGCAGTGGCGACGGCGGCAATGGTTTCACGAGGAGTGCTCATGATTCGATATCCAGATAAAAATGACGGATAGCAAAACGCCCCACTAGGGGGCGTTTTGAGTGGTTATCCACAGAGTAAGTTATGCAGCCGCTTTTTTGGTAGCCGCTTCAATCTTACGTGTGATGTACCACTGTTGGGTGATGGACAGGCAGTTGTTCACAACCCAGTACAGCACCAGACCCGCAGGGAACCACAGGAAGAAGAAGGTGAAGATGATTGGCATCAGCTTCATAACCTTGGCCTGCATCGGATCCGGAGGAGTCGGGTTCAGCTGCTGCTGGATGAACATGGTTGCGCCCATGATGATCGGCAGAATGAAGAACGGATCCTTGATCGACAGGTCAGTAATCCACAGCATGAACGGTGCCTGGCGCATTTCCACGCTTTCCAGGAGTACCCAGTACAGCGAAAGGAAAACCGGCATCTGCACGAGGATTGGCAAGCAACCACCCAGTGGATTGATCTTCTCTTTCTTGTACAGCTCCATCATGGCTTGCGACATTTTCTGCCGGTCGTCGCCATGTTGCTCTTTCAGCGCAGCCAGTTTCGGTGCCACTGCACGCATGCGCGCCATGGATTTGTAGCTGGCAGCCGACAGCGGGAAGAAGATCCCCTTGATCAGCATGGTCAGGAAGATGATCGACCAGCCCCAGTTACCAACGATCGCGTGGATATGTTGCAACAGCCAGAAGATCGGCTGGGCGATGAACCACAGAATGCCGTAGTCGACCGTCAGTTCCAGACCTGGGGATAACTCTTTCAGTATCGCCTGGCTTTTCGGACCTGCGTACAACGTAGCGCTGGTTTCAGCCTTGGCACCTGGCGCAACGGACAATACCGGGCCAGTGAAACCGATGATGTAGTTGCCTTGGCTGTCTTTGCGAGTCTGCACCACGTTGCTGTCGTTCTTGGCTGGAATCCAGGCAGTCACGAAGTAGTGTTGCAGCCAGGCGACCCAGCCACCGTTAACGGTTTCTTTCAACGACGCCTTGTCGATATCTTTCATCGACACTTTTTTGTACGGCTCTGCACTTGTCCACAGGGCAGCGCCCAGGTAAGTCGCAGTACCGGTAGCGGTAGTCGAAGAAGGATCGGCACTTGCATCGCGCTTGAGCTGGGCAAACAGGTTGCCCGTCCAGGCTTTATCGCTGGTGTTGTCGATCAGATAAGTGACTTTCAGATCGTACAGACCGCGAGTAAAGCTGAAGCGCTTGATGTAATTGACGCCAGCGTCGCTGAATTTCAGGTCAACGTTGAGCTGGTTCTGGCCATCAGCCAGTTGATAAGTCTTCTGTTCGGTCGAGTAAACCGGACGACCGGTAGCACGAGCATCCGGACCGTTGGTACCGGTCAGGCCGCTTTGAGCCAGGTAAGTACGTTCGCCACCGTTATCAAACAGCTGGAACGGAATTTCCGGATGGTCCTGACGACGTGGATACAGCGGCAGCATCAGCTGGGCGATATCACCACCTTGAGGATCGATAGCCAGTTCGAGCACATCCGTTTTGACATGGATGAGATCTTTATTGGTGACTACCGGCGTTGCGGCAGGGGCACTGATATCGGTATTCGCGCTGGGTACATCGGCACTGGCGGCAGCATTGTTACCAAGTGGCGTATCCGGAATAGCCGGGGCAGCCTGATTGGAAGCAACATTCTGAGTCGGCAAGGCAGCCTGACCATAGTCCTGGTTCCATTTCAGAACCATAACGTAGGACACGATTGCCAGGGCGACGATCAGGATCGTGCGTTTAATATCCATGATTACTCGGCCATCGAAGAAGAACGGGAGGT
Proteins encoded in this window:
- the mnmE gene encoding tRNA uridine-5-carboxymethylaminomethyl(34) synthesis GTPase MnmE — encoded protein: MSTPRETIAAVATAQGRGGVGIVRISGPLASVAAKAISGRELKPRFAHYGPFLSENEDVLDEGIALYFPGPNSFTGEDVLELQGHGGPIVLDMLLQRCLQLGCRLARPGEFSERAFLNDKLDLAQAEAIADLIEASSAQAARNALRSLQGAFSQRVHNLTEQLIALRIYVEAAIDFPEEEIDFLADGHVLKMLDAVRDELSTVLREAGQGALLRDGMTVVIAGRPNAGKSSLLNALAGREAAIVTEIAGTTRDILREHIHIDGMPLHVVDTAGLRDTEDQVEKIGVERALKAISEADRVLLVVDATAPEALDPFALWPEFLEQRPDPAKVTLIRNKADLTGEAIALEVSEDGHVTISLSARSAGEGLELLRDHLKACMGYEQTSESSFSARRRHLEALRHASASLEHGRAQLTLAGAGELLAEDLRQAQQSLGEITGEFSSDDLLGRIFSSFCIGK
- the yidC gene encoding membrane protein insertase YidC, which encodes MDIKRTILIVALAIVSYVMVLKWNQDYGQAALPTQNVASNQAAPAIPDTPLGNNAAASADVPSANTDISAPAATPVVTNKDLIHVKTDVLELAIDPQGGDIAQLMLPLYPRRQDHPEIPFQLFDNGGERTYLAQSGLTGTNGPDARATGRPVYSTEQKTYQLADGQNQLNVDLKFSDAGVNYIKRFSFTRGLYDLKVTYLIDNTSDKAWTGNLFAQLKRDASADPSSTTATGTATYLGAALWTSAEPYKKVSMKDIDKASLKETVNGGWVAWLQHYFVTAWIPAKNDSNVVQTRKDSQGNYIIGFTGPVLSVAPGAKAETSATLYAGPKSQAILKELSPGLELTVDYGILWFIAQPIFWLLQHIHAIVGNWGWSIIFLTMLIKGIFFPLSAASYKSMARMRAVAPKLAALKEQHGDDRQKMSQAMMELYKKEKINPLGGCLPILVQMPVFLSLYWVLLESVEMRQAPFMLWITDLSIKDPFFILPIIMGATMFIQQQLNPTPPDPMQAKVMKLMPIIFTFFFLWFPAGLVLYWVVNNCLSITQQWYITRKIEAATKKAAA